The stretch of DNA ACTGTTTTTCAGGTAAGTTTGCCACAATAGCCGCCTTTTCTTCTTCAATCTCTTGCTCCCTTTTGTCCAGTAGTTCCGTAAGGATTTCATTTAAGTTGAGACCTTTTTCTTGCAACTCCAAAAGGCGTGTGGTGACTTTTTCGTCCAAATTCAAGTGCGCGCGCACAGATTTTACTTCAATTTGTGGCTTAAGAAAGCCATTTAATTTTTGAAATTGCTCATCTCGCACCAAAGTCTCCACGGCTGCTTGGGGTAAAATCTTCACCGCCTCCGCCAGGTCTTCCTGGTTTTCCACAGTCGCAATGGAGGCCACCCGGGCCAGTTTATTCACGCTCACCTCGCCTGTTTCCAAAAGATTTTTCAGGGTGGGCACCCCTTCAAACTTTCTCTCTAACTGTAAAACTCTCCTCACTTGCTCTTCGCTGAGCCCTGCCAACTTAAAAGAAAATTCAAAAACGCTGGAGAAGCCCTTTTTCTCATACAACCGCCGTCTTTGCACTTCCGGCAGCAATCCCATAAATTTCCTTCGCCAAAGGAGGGCGTTTTTTCCGTAGAAGCGGGCCTTTTCATACAGTTCTTTGTCGGTCATAGTGAGAGGGTTATTGAATCTAAATCCTACCACAAAGCCACCCCATTAACAGGTTTAAACGCTCCTTTCCCCATGACAAAAGCCAGGGTGAGGGTGTAATCACCTTTTCTGCTTCCCAGACCATCCACCCCAATCGACTCGTGAGCTTTACATAGCGGCGGAGCGGGGGGAAGATGGTTTTATGTTGGCTTCTCGTACCCACATTGCCGCTTCTGCCACGGCCATGGTCCATGGCCTGGTTCAAGATCTCAAAAGACAAGGGCATACGGTTTATAACCTCAGCATTGGCGAACCGAATTTGCCCAATGCACCCGAGATCCAAAATGGGGCGCTGGAGGCGATTGAACGGAATCAAAATGCTTACCCTCCCAGTCCGGGTTTTGAGGAAGTGCGGGAAACGGCGGCGGCTTGGGTGAATCGGACTTGCGGGACTCGCTTTGCGGCTTCCAATACTTTGGTGACTGCCGGAGGAAAATTTGGGATTTTTTTGAGTTTACAAGCACTGGTGGAGGCAGGCGATGAAGTGGTTCTTGTTGCGCCTCACTGGGTCTCCTACCCTTCCATGATTCAGCTCTTTGATGGAAAGGCTCGGGTGATTCAATCTCACATGGAAAAGGGCTGGAAAATTTCCCCGGAGGAACTAGCGGCGGCCTGTGGCCCCACGACCAAAGTGGTGATTCTGAACAATGCGTGCAATCCCACCGGTTCCCTCTACACTCGTGAAGAGTTGGCGGCCTTGCTCGCGGTCGTCCCACCGCACTGTTGGATACTCGCGGATGAGGTCTACAGCGGACTCTGCTATGACGGCCGCCCTTATGCCTCTTGCGGCCAATTTGAAGAATATGCGGATCGGTCGATTGTGATTCAAAGTTGCTCCAAAAA from Candidatus Gracilibacteria bacterium encodes:
- a CDS encoding aminotransferase class I/II-fold pyridoxal phosphate-dependent enzyme, producing MLASRTHIAASATAMVHGLVQDLKRQGHTVYNLSIGEPNLPNAPEIQNGALEAIERNQNAYPPSPGFEEVRETAAAWVNRTCGTRFAASNTLVTAGGKFGIFLSLQALVEAGDEVVLVAPHWVSYPSMIQLFDGKARVIQSHMEKGWKISPEELAAACGPTTKVVILNNACNPTGSLYTREELAALLAVVPPHCWILADEVYSGLCYDGRPYASCGQFEEYADRSIVIQSCSKNFGMTGWRLGFVFAPASFIEVLIKLQGQSITSASGLSQWAALAALQNAEHIQRSVREALEERRNIFIEGLSARFSPFPKPAATLYCFLPLSYFGVSHQDDIRFCKELLEQAHIALVPGTAFGSPGFVRCAFGETPEHLVACLDKLQEYFKKSGRRPCPADTIGALWFTISFLAASFISSLPSEAATVGTKTPLFHPKALAPKAGDFYF